A region from the Benincasa hispida cultivar B227 chromosome 10, ASM972705v1, whole genome shotgun sequence genome encodes:
- the LOC120088398 gene encoding photosystem II 5 kDa protein, chloroplastic, with translation MASMAMTASFLPATANKQPSTAARRALVVAKASTSSDASNVNLEIKNVKVENRQGRRELVAAAVTVAAATLAKAAMADEPPRGSPEAKQKYAPICVTMPTARICRK, from the coding sequence ATGGCATCCATGGCTATGACAGCCTCCTTCCTCCCTGCCACCGCTAACAAGCAACCCTCCACCGCCGCCCGCCGAGCACTCGTTGTCGCCAAAGCCTCCACCTCTAGCGATGCCTCCAATGTCAATTTGGAGATCAAGAATGTGAAGGTGGAAAACAGGCAAGGGCGGCGGGAGTTAGTAGCGGCCGCTGTCACGGTGGCAGCAGCAACCTTGGCGAAGGCAGCGATGGCCGATGAGCCGCCACGTGGCTCCCCTGAAGCCAAGCAGAAGTATGCTCCAATCTGTGTCACAATGCCCACTGCCCGTATTTGCCGCAAGTGA
- the LOC120088397 gene encoding uncharacterized protein LOC120088397, whose translation MRQWLIISSQMLSLQSLFNQNQRPPLIATKKCSDDVLRRRNFHPSHYSASRFCILCARETDSQQFEVDPDKARQALQELDQQLESFSKKQVTSPKKKVQDMKLPRSQMRGEMTEIAGTVLANSAVVLFIFSIFYNVLFYTVIKPSIDGPLPSSISSDFEKESTEPPVLQQLPLSSVFISPSLLS comes from the exons ATGCGGCAGTGGTTAATTATCAGCTCCCAGATGCTTTCTCTTCAGTCTCTCTTCAATCAAAACCAGCGGCCGCCTTTGATAGCCACCAAAAAATGCTCTGATGATGTTTTGAGGAGAAGGAATTTTCACCCATCGCATTATTCTGCGTCTCGTTTTTGCATTTTGTGTGCAAGAGAGACAGATTCTCAACAATTTGAGGTTGACCCAGATAAGGCCAGGCAGGCCCTTCAAGAGCTTGATCAGCAGCTTGAATCTTTCTCCAAGAAACAAGTCACTTCTCCCAAGAAGAAAG TTCAAGATATGAAGCTTCCAAGAAGTCAAATGAGAGGAGAAATGACAGAGATTGCAGGGACCGTTTTAGCAAATTCAGCTGTTGttctcttcatcttctccattTTCTACAATGTGCTGTTTTATACCGTCATAAAACCTTCCATTGATGGACCATTACCAAGTTCAATCAGTTCTGACTTTGAGAAAGAATCTACTGAGCCACCAGTTTTGCAGCAGCTTCCACTTTCATCTGTGTTCATATCCCCCTCACTTCTTAGTTAA
- the LOC120088394 gene encoding calcium-dependent protein kinase 8-like yields the protein MGNCCATPGTPSAKPKGKHKKKAKPFSAKDGGKNVNGSGNNKLQVLSDPTGHDISAHYDLGRELGRGEFGVTYLCTDTNTGEKFACKSISKKKLRTAVDIEDVRREVQIMKHLPKHPNIVTLKDTYEDDQAVHIVMELCEGGELFDRIVARGHYTERAAAVVMRTIVEVVQACHKHGVMHRDLKPENFLFANKKESSPLKAIDFGLSITFKPGEQFNEIVGSPYYMAPEVLKRNYGPEVDVWSAGVILYILLCGIPPFWAETEQGVAQAIIRSVIDFRRDPWPRVSENAKDLVRKMLNPDPKRRLTAQEVLDHPWLQNAKKAPNVPLGETVKARLKQFSVMNKLKKRALRVIAEHLSVEEVAGIKEAFDMMDVEKRGKINLEELRSGLQKLGQQIPETDLQILMEAAGVQDDGTLNYGEFVAVSIHLKRMANDEHLHKAFAFFDQNQSGFIEIEELRAVLLDDEETNIEDVISAIMHDVDTDKDGRISYEEFAAMMKAGTDWRKASRQYSRERFNSLSLKLFREGSLKLTS from the exons ATGGGTAATTGTTGTGCTACTCCTGGCACTCCTTCGGCTAAGCCTAAAGGTAAACacaagaagaaggccaaaccaTTTTCTGCTAAAGATGGCGGGAAGAATGTGAATGGTTCTGGTAATAATAAGCTTCAGGTGTTGAGTGATCCAACTGGTCATGATATTTCGGCTCATTATGATCTTGGTCGCGAGCTTGGTCGAGGTGAATTTGGTGTAACATATTTATGCACAGATACAAATACAGGTGAAAAGTTTGCTTGTAAATCTATATCAAAGAAGAAACTTAGGACTGCTGTTGATATTGAGGATGTGCGAAGAGAGGTTCAAATAATGAAGCATTTGCCCAAGCATCCGAATATTGTTACCCTGAAGGATACTTATGAGGATGATCAGGCAGTTCACATTGTGATGGAACTGTGCGAGGGTGGGGAATTGTTTGACCGAATTGTTGCAAGGGGGCATTACACAGAGCGTGCAGCGGCTGTTGTTATGCGGACAATTGTTGAAGTTGTTCAG GCTTGTCATAAACATGGAGTGATGCATCGTGATCTCAAACCAGAGAATTTTCTTTTTGCAAACAAGAAGGAATCATCCCCGTTGAAAGCAATTGATTTTGGACTGTCTATCACTTTTAAACCAG GTGAACAATTCAATGAAATAGTAGGCAGTCCTTATTACATGGCCCCAGAGGTCCTAAAAAGGAATTATGGTCCAGAAGTTGATGTTTGGAGCGCTGGGGTTATCCTCTATATTTTACTCTGTGGCATTCCACCATTTTGGGCAG AAACTGAACAGGGTGTAGCACAGGCAATTATTCGCTCGGTTATTGATTTTAGGAGAGACCCGTGGCCAAGAGTCTCTGAAAATGCAAAGGATCTTGTAAGAAAAATGCTTAATCCTGATCCCAAGCGGCGCCTTACTGCTCAGGAAGTTCTAG ACCATCCATGGTTACAAAATGCTAAGAAGGCTCCGAATGTTCCATTAGGTGAGACGGTGAAAGCAAGACTCAAGCAGTTTTCTGTGATGAACAAGCTCAAGAAACGAGCCCTAAGG GTGATTGCTGAGCATTTGTCGGTGGAGGAAGTAGCTGGCATAAAGGAGGCATTTGATATGATGGACGTTGAGAAGAGAGGGAAGATAAATCTCGAGGAGCTGAGAAGTGGATTGCAAAAGCTTGGACAACAGATTCCAGAAACAGATCTTCAGATACTTATGGAAGCA GCTGGTGTTCAGGATGATGGAACTCTCAACTACGGAGAGTTTGTTGCAGTTTCAATCCACCTCAAAAGGATGGCAAATGACGAGCACCTGCATAAAGCTTTTGCATTCTTTGATCAGAACCAGAGTGGTTTCATCGAGATTGAAGAGCTTCGAGCTGTGCTGCTAGACGATGAAGAAACGAATATTGAGGATGTCATCAGTGCCATTATGCATGATGTCGACACGGATAAG GATGGGCGCATAAGCTATGAAGAGTTTGCAGCCATGATGAAGGCAGGAACTGATTGGAGAAAAGCGTCAAGACAATATTCACGGGAAAGATTCAACAGTCTGAGCTTGAAGTTGTTCAGAGAAGGGTCATTGAAACTTACAAGTTAA